A window of the Pararge aegeria chromosome 2, ilParAegt1.1, whole genome shotgun sequence genome harbors these coding sequences:
- the LOC120634475 gene encoding uncharacterized protein LOC120634475 isoform X2 → MQTSTIIVLACLVAAVAASVHYEYYPAEEVQNIQDVHESLIDTPEHERSARTKRSLLLLKKKLLLGALGLKAAKVGAVGAGVVGAIALKKHQSVPTKITVQSDRHPPSKYVEIHSWSG, encoded by the exons ATGCAGACTTCCACCATTATCGTTCTGGCTTGCCTCGTAGCTGCTGTTGCGGCGAGCGTGCATTACGAATATTACCCGGCAGAGGAAGTGCAAAATATTCAGGATGTTCACGAGTCGCTGATCGACACACCAGAACATGAGAGAAGCGCGAGAACGAAGAGGAGTTTACTACTTCTTAAGAAGAAACTTCTCCTTG GTGCTTTAGGTTTGAAAGCAGCGAAGGTTGGCGCTGTAGGTGCCGGGGTTGTCGGTGCGATAGCCCTCAAGAAACATCAGTCAGTACCAACAAAAATCACAGTACAATCTGACCG TCACCCGCCATCTAAATACGTCGAAATTCATAG ttgGTCCGGATAA
- the LOC120634475 gene encoding uncharacterized protein LOC120634475 isoform X1 encodes MSRRNQWGTRNMQTSTIIVLACLVAAVAASVHYEYYPAEEVQNIQDVHESLIDTPEHERSARTKRSLLLLKKKLLLGALGLKAAKVGAVGAGVVGAIALKKHQSVPTKITVQSDRHPPSKYVEIHSWSG; translated from the exons atgtcgcgtagaaaccaatggG GAACCAGAAACATGCAGACTTCCACCATTATCGTTCTGGCTTGCCTCGTAGCTGCTGTTGCGGCGAGCGTGCATTACGAATATTACCCGGCAGAGGAAGTGCAAAATATTCAGGATGTTCACGAGTCGCTGATCGACACACCAGAACATGAGAGAAGCGCGAGAACGAAGAGGAGTTTACTACTTCTTAAGAAGAAACTTCTCCTTG GTGCTTTAGGTTTGAAAGCAGCGAAGGTTGGCGCTGTAGGTGCCGGGGTTGTCGGTGCGATAGCCCTCAAGAAACATCAGTCAGTACCAACAAAAATCACAGTACAATCTGACCG TCACCCGCCATCTAAATACGTCGAAATTCATAG ttgGTCCGGATAA